CTTTCCAACACTATGGGACGAATGGAACCCCTGCCAGATTTATATAAAATATTTGGGCGACTAGTAAAATATCAGGAAATATAAATTGGTTTTATAAAAGAAATAGAAAATGAATTTTATTTAGAGTTTATGTTTTTCATAGACTCTTTTTGTTTAGAATAAAGTTCATTCAACCTGTAAAACTCTTTCGAAAACAGTATTATATTATAAAGAAATAAATCTATTGAAGGGACTTATCATGAATTTTTTGGATAATTTTATTACTAGCCTTATGCTTATTAGGGTTACGGATATTGTTGATATTGCTATGATTGCCTATGTTGTTTATAAGCTTTTTTCTATTCTTAAAAACACTAGGGCGGAGCAGGTTTTGAAGGGGCTTATTTCTGTCCTTATCTTTGCTTCCATTGCAGATATTATGAATTTGAATACTGTTTCTTGGGTTATGAACCAGTTTTTGACTGTTTCCCTTGTTTTTATTATCGTTGTCTTTCAGCCAGAGCTTAGGACAGGGCTTGAGAGGCTTGGTAGGGGTAGGTCAATTTTTTCTGGTGATAAGAACAAAAAGGATGAGGATTCTATAAATGAGCTTGTTTCTGCGATGAGTTCTCTTTCTAGGCAAAAAATCGGGGCTCTTGTTGTTCTTGAAAGGCAGGTTGGTCTTTCTGACATAATCGAGTCTGGAACTATGCTTAATGCTGATATTTCAAGCGAACTTTTGATCAATATTTTTATACCAAATACCCCTCTCCATGACGGGGCTGTTATTATCAGGGAAAATACTATTACTGCAGCAGCTTGTTATTTGCCACTTTCCACATCAAATACTATTGCTAAAGAACTAGGTACAAGACATAGGGCTGCTATTGGTATTTCTGAAAAGTCAGATGCAGTTGTTATTATTGTTTCAGAGGAAACTGGAAATATTTCTATAGCAGAAAATGGTGTTATAAACAGATATTTTGATGAAGATTCCTTAAGAATTCGTCTAAAGAAGGAACTTGCTGAAAGGAGGGAAGAAGATGAATAAATTTTTTGAAAGATTTAAGAAAGTCAATGCAAATAGTGATAAACAGCTTTTAATCCTTTCTATAATTGTGGCCATTTTCATGTGGGCCTATGTTACAACTTCGACCAATCCTTCAACCAACAGGACATTTAGGAATGTCCCAATTATTATTCAAAACCAGGATAAGCTTGAGGAAAAGGGCTATACAATTGTAAGTAAGGACGATATTTCTTCTGTAAATGTAAAACTAACTGGTTCTAGGGATAATATTGTAAGTCTTAAAGCTGATGACATCCAAGCATCTATAAATGTTATGGACGCAAGTGAGGGGATAAAGTCAGTTGATGTGAAGGTTGACACTCCAACAGGTATTTATCTTGATTCGGTTGATCCATCAAAGATTAATCTTAATATCCAAAGGATAATAGAGAAAAAAATTCCGGTAAATGTTGTTATCGCCGATAAACTAAAGGATGGCAAGATTGTTGAAGTCAACGAGCAAAACCCTCAAGTAATTAAAATCAAGGGGCCAGAGTCAGTAATCAACCAGGTTGATAGGATAGAGGCCCATATTGACGATCCAGAATACCTTGACGGCAAAATCCACAATGTACCTATTAAGGTCCTCGATAAGGAGGGTAAGATTGTGGAAGGAGCTGATCTTGATAGTAAGGACGTGAATCTTTCTTTCTATGTCTATGAAACTAAGAAAGTTAAGGTTAATTTCCTTGTGAGGGGAGATATAGCAAATGGCTATGTTGAAACATTGAGGGCAGTTTCTCCTGATACAATCGTTATCAAGGGACCTGGCCAAGTAATTAGAGATATAGATGAGATTCCGACTCAAACTTTGATTGCGGGCTATATCAGGTCTTCAAAGTCTGGTGAGATTAAACTTGATTTGCCAGAAGGTGTTGAGGTTTATGATGGTGACGATACTGTGACCTATAAAATAGAAGTTCAAAGAGTCCCAACATCCACAAAGGATAGAAATGACACTGAATAAGGAAGAAGTTCTAGCAAGGCTAGAAAAGGCGGGATATGAGTCCTACCTAGTGGGAGGCTTTGTCCGTGATAGAATCATGGGCAGGGCCTCTTCTGATGTTGATATAGCAACAAAAGCCAGACCCAATCAAATAGAAGAAGTTTTTAAGGACTTTAAGATTATTGATGTTGGCAAAGATTTTGGAACCATAAGGGTCATTGGTCATGGCCAAGAGTATGAAATCACAACTTTTAGGAAGGATTTTTCCTACAAGGATAAGAGAAGGCCTGGCCAGGTGGTTTTTGCTGATAAAATTGAAAGTGATTTAGAAAGGCGAGATTTTACCATAAACGCCATGGCCCTTAGAAATAATGAATTAATTGACCCCTTTGGAGGTCAAAATGACATTAAAGAGAAAATTATAAGGGCAGTTGGCAATCCTCATGAGAGGATAAGTGAAGATTATCTAAGGGCCCTAAGGGCTGTGAGATTTGCCGCAAATTTAGGTTTTGATATTGAAAGAAATTTAGAAGAGGCGATTAAGAAAAATTCTAAAAACCTAGCCTATATTTCTGTTGAAAGACAGGCGACAGAGATTGATAAAATCCTAGTCGGACCTGATCCTGCAAGGGGAATTAGGCTTTTGGAAAAGCTTGGTCTTCTAGAAGAAATTTTCCCAGAAGTGAAGGAAATCGTGGGCTTTGACCAACATTCGCCCCACCATTACCTGGATTGTTTTGACCATAGCCTAAAGGTCTTGGAGGGAACGCCTCCTGACTTAGTAACAAGGCTAGGAGCTCTTTTTCATGATACAGGAAAGCCTGCCACATTTTTCTTAGATGAGGAAGGCAATGGGAGGTTTTTTGGCCACCAAAAAATTTCGCAAGAAATCGCTGAAAAGAGATTGAAGTATTTAAAATATCCGAAAAAGACAATAGAAGATGTAGGTATCTTAATTGGTCGCCACATGGATTCGTCAAACCCTTATACAGAAAAATCTGTGGCAAGGCTTTTAAGAAGGATTGGGGAAGATAATTTAAGAAGACTCTTTGACCTTCAAGAAGCGGATATTTTGGCTACAGTTCACGAAGATATTTCAAATATAGAAAAGGGTAGAATATTATTAAAGGAAATCCTAGAAAGAAAACCAGTTTTATCAAGAAAAGACCTTGCCATAAATGGCAAAGATTTGATAGGGCTTGGCTTTGAACAAGGGCCATTTCTTGGCGAGATTTTAAAAGAAATCGAAAGAAGAGTCTTTGAAGAAAATTTAAAAAATGATAGAGAAACTTTATTAGCAATAGCCAGGAATATAGGGCAAAAGCTTGATAGCTAGACTTATGAGTAGTATATTATTACAATGAGTAGAAAAGTACACGGAGGATGAAATGACAGAATTAAAATCACACGAAAACAACATAGCAAAGTTTGAATTTAATGTAAGCTATGATGAATTTAAGAAAGCAACAGACGCAGTTTACAAGAGAAATAAAAAGAGATATAGAATCGATGGTTTCAGACCAGGACACGTTCCAAGAAGAGTTCTTGAAAAAATGTACGGTCCAGAAATCTTCTATGATGATGCTATCCAAATAGTATTCCCAGAGCCATACGAAAAGGCAGTAGAGGAACTAGGTCTTGAAGTAATTGACCAACCATCTGTTGACCTTGATGACATCGAAGAAGGTAAGGACATTACTTTCAAGGTAGAAGTAGAAACAAAACCACATCCAGTTCTTGGCGACTACAATGACCTTGTAATCGAAGAAGTTTCTGAAGAAGTTACTGACGAAGATATAGAAGTTGAACTAAATCACCAACTTGAAGAAAATGCTAGACTAATTGAAGTTACAGATAGGCCTGTAAAGGAAAATGATAAGGTAAATATCGACTTTGATGGCTATCTTGACGGAGAAAGATTTGAAGGCGGCAAGGCAGAAGACTATGACCTTGTAATCGGATCAAACACCTTCATCCAAGGCTTTGAAGATCAAATTATCGGTCACAATGTAGGTGATAAGTTTGATGTAAATGTAACTTTCCCAGAAGATTATCAAGCAAAAGAATTCCAAGGCAAGGACGCTAAATTTGTTGTTGAAATTAATTCTATCACAGAAAAACAACTTCCAGAACTTGACGATGAATTCGCAAAAGATATTTCAGAATATGACAGCCTAGAAGAACTTAAAAACAATTTAAGAGAAAAACTAGCTGATGACAAAAAAGAATACGCTCAAAATATGAGAGAAAACCAAGCTGTAGAAGCTTTAGTAGAAAAATCTGAAGTTACAGCTCCAGCTAGCATGGTTAATAGAGAAATAGACTACGAACTACAAAACCTTGATCAAAGACTACAAGGCATGGGATTAACACTTAGCCAATATATTGAGCTTACAAAGATGGATATCAACCAAATCCGTGACCAATACAGAGCTCAAGCAGAAGCTAGAGTAAAGGCAAATCTTGTAATTGACGAAGTAGCTCTAAAAGAAAATATAGAAGTATCTGACGAAGAAAAAGAAAAAGAACTACAAGAAACTGCTAAAAACTACGGCGTAGAAGACCTAGAAAAATTCAAAGAAATCTTCGCTAAAAACGTATCAGACGATACTCTAATAGAAAATATTAAGAGAAGAAAAGCTGTAGAATTCCTTGCTTCAAAGGCAAAGGCTCTTCCTCACGAAGAATACCACAAATTTGTAGAAGAAAATTCTAAAAAGGAAGACTAATAGCAATTTCTAGCAGTTTCCAAGGGGATTTTCCCAGAAAGGAGACACAGTGTTAGCTAAAAATTATTTAGTACCAACTGTTATCGAACAAACAAACAGGGGCGAAAGAGCCTATGATATATATTCAAGACTTCTAAAAGATAGGATAATCTTCCTATCTGGAGAGGTCCGTGATGAAGTAAGCGATATAATAATTGCCCAACTTCTTTTCCTAGAAAGCGAAGACCCAAATAAGGATATACACTTTTATATCAATTCCCCAGGTGGAGTTGTCACAAGTGGTCTTGCAATCTATGACACAATGAACTATATAAAACCAGACGTATCTACAATTTGTATTGGCCAGGCAGCCTCAATGGGAGCGGTCTTATTATCATCAGGAGCCAAGGGCAAGAGATTTTCTCTACCAAACTCCAATATAATGATCCACCAACCATCAGGCGGTGCCCAAGGTCAAGCATCAGACATAGTTATTCAAGCTGAGCAAATCCTTAAAATCAAGGGCAACCTCAATAGGATCCTAGCTGAAAATACTGGCAAGGATTTAAAAACTATAGAAAAAGATACAGACAGAGACTTTGCGATGACAGCAGAAGAGGCCCTAAAATACGGCCTAATTGATAAAGTTATAGAAAGTAATAAGTAAAATGGCTGATAAGGAAAAAAGTACGGTAAGATGTTCTTTTTGTGGTAAAGATGCCAGCCAGGTCAAGAGGATAATAGCAGGGGCAGATGGCTATATTTGTAACGAATGCGTTGAGCTTTGCTCTGAGATTATCAAAGAAGACAATAAGGTCGAGGACGGTTTTGACTTTGATTTTGAACTTTCAAAACCAAAGGATATAAAGGCCTACCTTGATTCTTATGTCATTGGCCAGGAAGATGCCAAAAAAACCCTATCTGTGGCAGTTTATAACCACTATAAAAGAATTACCAGCAATGAAGAAGATTCAGAAGTTGAATTACAAAAATCAAATATTTTAATGCTTGGACCAACAGGATCAGGCAAGACTCTCCTTGCTCAAACTCTTGCCAGAAAGCTTAATGTTCCATTTGCCATTGCAGATGCTACAAGCCTTACCGAAGCAGGTTATGTTGGTGAGGATGTAGAAAATATTATCTTAAAATTAGTCCAAGCAGCTGACTATGATATAGAAGCAGCAGAACTTGGTATAATCTATGTTGACGAGATAGATAAGATTACAAGAAAGAGCGAAAACCCATCTATAACCCGTGATGTTAGCGGGGAAGGCGTTCAACAAGCCCTTCTTAAATTAATAGAGGGAACTGAGGCCAATGTCCCACCTCAAGGTGGCAGAAAGCACCCATCCCAAGAATACATCAGGGTAGATACTACAAATATTTTATTTATCCTAGGCGGGGCCTTTGAGGGAATAGGCGATATCATAAACCAAAGACAAATGGATAAGACCATTGGTTTTGGGGCTGATATTACAAAGAGAGAAAAAACTGACCTATCCTTGGTAAATACCGAAGATTTGTTGAAATTCGGCCTTATACCAGAGTTTATAGGCAGGGTTCCAATTATAGTTAGCCTTGATGCCCTTGATGAAGAAGCCCTTGTAAGAATTTTAAAGGAGCCAAAAAACTCCCTAATCAAGCAATATCAAAAGCTTTTTGACCTTGACGATGTAAAGCTAAGTTTCAATGACGATGCTATAGCAGAGATTGCCAAAAAAGCTTATGACCAAAAGACAGGTGCCAGGGGCCTTAGGACAATTATTGAAAATCTCCTTTTGGATGTGATGTATGAAATTCCATCCAGGGAAGAAATCAAAGAAGTAATTGTAACTAAAGAATCTATCGATGGCCATAGTAAACTAGAATATAAAAAGAAATAAAAATACAAAGGGGGAATGCTAGTCATTTCCCTTTTTATAACTAAGTGAGGCAAATATGAATGAAGTTTATAAAATAAGTGAATTAAATCTCCCCCTAATTCCCTTAAGAGGATATTGGGTTATGCCTACTACTATGCTCAACTTTGACTCATCAAGATCTATATCAAAAAATGCTGTAGAAAATGCAAAACTGAACAACGAAGAGTTGTTTTTAGTAAACCAACTTGATATTTTTGATGACAATCCAAAGGCAGACGGCCTAGAGGAGGTCGGTATAGTAGCTGAAATCAAGGAGACTTTTCCTCTACCAAATGGAGATATAAGAGTTTTTGTCCAGGCAACTGGCCTTGGCAAGCTCAAAAAACTCCATGTAGCTGAGGGTTTTTTAAGATGTGAGATTGAAAAATACGAATATATAGAAGAAAATCAAGAAAAAACAGATGTACTAGAAGCCCTTCGAAAACTTTTGGTGAGCGATTTTAGGGACTATGCCATGATCAACGATGACATTCCAGATGAGATCGCCTACGGAATGACTGAGCTTGAAAATTATCACAGGTTGGTAGATTTAATTACCTACCATCTTGACCTTGCTCCAAAGGAATATTACGAAATCCTTTCTACTTTTGATGTAAAAGAGAGGATGGAGCTTGTTCACAGGATAATTAATAAGGAAATCGAGCTAAAAAATCTGGGTGAAGAAATCGAGAGGACTGTTTCTGAGAATATCAACCAATCTCAAAAAGAATACTATCTTAGGGAAAAAATGGATGTCCTAAAGAAGGAGTTAGCTTCAACTACAGGTCAGGCTGATAACGAAGTTGACGAATTAAGGTCCAAGATAAAAAAGATTAAGTTTGATAAACAGGCTAGAAAGTCCCTTGAAAAAGACCTTGACAGGCTAGAATTAATTCCAGAAATGAGCCCAGACTACGGAGTCATTTCATCCTACCTTGATTTTGTAGTAGGACTTCCATGGAATAAAAAATCTAAGGAAAGCCTTGATATAAAAAGGGCTACAGAAATCTTAGACCAAGACCACTACGGCCTAAAAGACGTCAAGGAAAGAATTCTAGAGTCAATTGCAGTTAAGATTAAAAATAAATCTGTAAAGGGATCTATAATTTGTTTGGTTGGCCCTCCAGGAGTGGGAAAGACCTCTATTGCTAAGTCTGTAGCCCGTGCTCTTAACCGTGAATTTGTTTCAATGAGACTTGGCGGGGTGACTGATGAATCAGAAATCAGAGGCCACAGAAGAACCTATGTTGGCGCCATGGCAGGTCGTGTCATTGCAAATATAAACAGAATTAGCGTTAAAAATCCAGTTTTCCTCTTAGATGAGATTGACAAACTAGGTTCAGATTTTAGGGGAGACCCATCAAGTGCTTTGCTTGAAGTCCTTGACCCAGAGCAAAACGATAAATTTATCGACCGCTACTTGGATATTCCATTTGACTTATCAGATGTATTTTTCTTAACTACAGCCAACGACATAAACGCCATACCGGACGCCCTTTTTGATAGGCTAGAAGTGATTGAATTATCTGGCTACACCCCAAGTGAGAAATTGAATATTGCCAAGCAATATTTGGTAAAAAAACAAATGGAAAATACGGGTCTTAAGGAAGAAGAATTTTCTATTTCAGATAAGGTAATAGAAAAAATTATCAAATCCTACACCAGGGAAGCCGGTGTGAGAGAGCTTGAAAGGTTAATTGACAAGATTTGCAGACGTTCTGTCAAGGAAATCCTTGAAGGCAAAAAGACTGTCAGAGTAACCATGCAAAACTACACCAGATTTTTAGGCCGTGAGAAATTTATAGACGACCATATCTCAAAAGAAGAAAAGATTGGCGTTGTAAATGGCTTGGCATGGACTTCTGTTGGAGGAACTATGCTTACAGTTGAGGCCAACGTCATGGAAGGTAAGGGTAATGTTGAATTTACTGGCTCTCTTGGCGATGTCATGAAGGAATCTGGCCAGGCAGCCCTTGTATATATCAGATCTAATGCTGATAAACTCGGTATTAAGGGTAAATTTTACGAAACAAAAGATATCCACGTCCACGTTCCAGAAGGGGCAACTCCAAAAGACGGTCCTTCTGCAGGTATTACAATGACAACAGCCATTGCCTCAGCCCTTACAGGCAGGAAGGTCAAAAACAACCTCGCCATGACAGGTGAAGTCACCATTACAGGGGACGTCCTTGCCATCGGTGGCCTTAAGGAAAAGGCACTCGCAGCCTATGCTTATGGGATCAAAAATGTGATTATTCCAAAGGATAACGAGAGAGATACAGAAGACATTGACAAGGAAATCAGGGATAAGATTAATTTCATCCCTGTAACAAACGTGTCTGAAGTAATCGAAAGGGCCCTTATATGAAAATTAAAAATATAGAACTCGAACAAGTGGCAGGTTTTAAGGCCCAGTGGCCAAAAGATTCCCTGCCTGAAATCGCCTTTGTTGGTAGGTCCAACGTTGGCAAGTCTTCTTTTATAAATTCCTTTTCAAATAGGAAGGCAATCGCAAGGACCTCTTCCAAACCAGGCAAGACCAGGACTATAAATTTTTATAGGGTCAATGACAACTTTAGGTTGGTTGACCTGCCAGGCTACGGCTTTGCCAAAGTGTCTAAGGCAGAAAAGGCCAAGTGGGATAAGCTAATCAACGAATATCTCCACGATAGGGAAAACCTCAAGGAAGTATTTTTGATAGTAGACATCCGCCACGAACCGACAGCCCTAGATAAGCAAATGTATGAGTGGATAATAGATTCAGGCTACATGGGTTTTGTAATTGCAACTAAGTTTGATAAAATTTCCAAGGGCCAAATCCAAAAACACATCAAGCAAATAAAAAAGAAACTAGAAATAGAAGACGAAGGCCTAATCTTTGCCTATTCTTCAGAGACAAAGCACAACAAGGACGTCCTTGAAGAGCAGGTTGAAGTGATAATAAATGCATAAGAGAGGTAAAAATGGGATTTTTAAACGAAATTAGGTCATTTTTTACTGACCATATTCTAATTTTTAACCTCTTGGCAGTTATTATAATTTCCTTTTTAATTTCCAAGACCTATGACAAGGCCTTGGTTAAAATTAGAAGCGATAAATCTTCTAGAAATAAGATAATAATCTATGAAATTCTTGAATGTCTTTTCATATTTGTTACCTATAGTCTTTTAATAGCTGGATTTACAAATAGAAGGCTACCAAACTTAAAAGAATTTGCCTTTATGGTCCTAGTAAGCCTATGCTTGGATAGGGCTAGGATTAAAGGAAAACATAAATAAGAAAATCCTACCACTCGTCATTCCGACAAGCGAAGCGAGGAAGAATCCCATAAAGAAGGTACCTATAAATTAAAATAATACCTACAAGAGAAGGCTCAGGCCTTCTTTTTTGTTTGAGGGGGGAAACTGGGTATAAATATAAAAAAGAAAGGAAATAACCATGGCAAGAAATTTATCTTCCAAACAAAAACGAATATAACTGGGATTTTTAATCGGGATTTGGATTTTGATTATGGCATCGGTTTATACCATAAAAGTATATGAAAGCTGGTATTTCTTTGCGATTTTTTTAATCTTGGCCTTGGTATTTTTGCTATATCAAAACCATATTGGCATCAGAGTTGATAAAAAAATCGGAACCTGTCTGGGAGATCTTCCAAAAAAGGATACATATAAATATTATATTGGTGCATTTTTAAATATTTTGGCCATAAATTTGACAATTAGCCTTGATATGAAATTCATAGTCCTAGTAGGTCTGGCATCAGCCTATTTGTTTTATGAATCATACAAGATGATAGAAAATAACTACTAAAAAAGTAGGTGATTTAAGTCACCTACTTTTTAAATGGGATTTATTTTGCAGAAAGTGTAAATTCTGCAATTTTTTCGTAGTTGTCGTTTGTAATTCTGCCAGAGATTTCACTTATTTTTGCCCTTGATAGGGTGAAGGTGATATCTCTGCCGTCTTTGATTTCATCAAGGCCTAAGTCTGAGAAGTCTTTATTATATAAGAATGTCATTTCACCTGCAACACCTGTTCTTATATCAAGAGAGATTTCGTTTCCGTCTTTATCAAACCCATCTATCTTGTAGTCATAATCCTTATCAAGATTATCTATTACGGCTGTCATGGTAATTGGGTTAACCTTCATTAGTTTGACTACAGCACCATTTTCAAGTTCATAGTTTTCTGCAAGTATCTTATTTTCTTTGTTTGCAACATTTGAAGGTGCGGTAATTGATACAATTTCGGTTTTGTTTCCATTTATCATATATATGTCTATATTTGCATTTTCTATTTCTGGAAATTCTTTGTCAAAAACGATCATTGAAGAATTTGTGTAGGTAGTTCCTTCTGGATTTATTCCTGCAGAACCAGATGAACCATCAGATTTGTAGGTTTCTCCATTTATTACAACTTTGTAAATCATACTTTCATTTTTGAAGTCTAATGCATCCTCAAATCTTTCGGATTCTCTTAAAATATTTACATACATCTTATTATCTTCAATGGCGAGATTTTCTAGAACAAATGAGTCATCTCCAATTGTAATTGGTTTGTGAAGTTCAGTTACATACTTATATGATTCAGGACTTGCTCCGAAGGTTTCCATAAAAGTTACTTTCACATCTGTTGTAAATTTAGAAACTTCTGCCCTTACTGGAGGCATGGTAAGGCCTGCAATAAGAAGTAGGGCTGCTGCTATTCCTATATATTTTTTATTTGATTTTTTCTTGTATGATTGTGCGGTTTTCATTAGTTTTTCCCTTTCTATATCATTTAGTTCAAATTCGTCACTTTCAAAGTCTAGGTCATTTATCTCATCATAAACATTTTTCATTTTGGATTTCCTCCTTGATTTTTTTCTTGCCCCTGGCTACCCTGTTGTAAAGCCCGGCCTTTGATATGTCGTAGACCTTGGCCAAATCATCGTAGGAATAGCCTTCAATAAATAATTTCCTAAAAATTTCTCGGTCTTTTTCGTCTAGGACCTTGAGGATTTGTTCTGATTCGTCGATACTAATCTCTTCATCACCTTCTAGAAAAGGTGAAACTTCATCGAAATCCACGCTTTTGTGTCTGATTTCCTTTCTTAGGGCGTCTATGGCCTTGTACCTAGCGATTCCTGCACACCAGTTTTTAAAAGAAGACCTATGAGGATCAAAGGAGTCTATATTATCCCAAACTGCGAGGACGCTGTCGTTTAGTACCTCCATCCTGACTTCTTCGTTGAAGGTAAGGACCTTGTAGATTGATGCCTTCATAACTGGACCGTAGGAGTCGATAAAGGCCCTTAGGGCTTTTTCATCCCTATTTTTTATGCCCTTTATAATCTTTTTTTCATTCATAATCTCTCCTTCACCTATATATTCGTAAGAGAAGTTTCTTTTTTATCAAAAAATATTTAAAATTCTTAATAATAATTATTCGCTAAATCTATGGAAAAGCCTAATATTTTTGCATAAATTCGTAAATCTATAAGAATTTATAAAAATCGCTTTAATTGGCTATCCCAAGTGCTTGCAAAGGTTTTGTATATTTGATATCATACTTGAGGAACAGAATACATAAAAGGAGAGTATATGAACAAAAGTAAAACATTAGCATTATTGCTTTCAATGACCATGCTTTTTTCAGCTTGCGGATCTGCTAAGACTGATAATAAGGCAGGAGACAGCAAGGAAGCTGCAGTAGGTGAAACTACTGGAGAAGGTACAGCGGCAGGTCACAATGGAGACCTTAAGGCTGTAGTAACTTTCGATGGGGATAAGATTGCAAAAATCGACCTTACCCACGAAGAAACAGAAGGCCTTGGTGATAAGGCAGCTGATAAGTTAGTTGAAGAAATAGTTGCTAATAACTCTGTAAGCGTTGATACAGTAACAGGTGCTACAGTTACATCTACAGCAGTTATAGAAGCAGTTAAGGCTGCTATCGAAGCAAGCGGTAGGGATGTAAAGAATTTCGAAACTGAAAGCGAAGAGAAAAAAGGCGAAACAGTTGAAAAAGACACTGATGTTGTTGTTATAGGTGGTGGTGGTGCAGGTTTTGCTGCAGCAGTTTCCGCTAAGGAAGCAGGAGCAGACGTAATCCTAGTTGAAAAACTAGCATCAGTTGGTGGTAATACACTTATTTCTGGTGGAGAATATGCTGCACCAGCAAACTACATCCAAAAAGAAGAAGGTATCGAAGATTCTAAGGAATTATTTGCAAAAGACGTTGAAGAAGCTGGTGGAAATCCAGAGCTAATCAAGGTTCTTGCAGATAAGGCTACAGAAGATGCTTACTGGCTAAGAGATGACATCGGAGTTAAATGGTTAGATTCTCTAATGTTCTTCGGTGGCCACTCTGTAAAAAGATCTCTAATCCCAGCAGCTCATACAGGTAACGAATTAATCAAAAATTATCTAAAGAAGGCTGAAGAATTAGGAATCGAAGTCCTAACAGAAACAGACGTTAAGGAAATCCTATCAAAAGATGGAAAAGTTTGCGGAATCAAAGCTGAAACCAAAGATGGCGAATTAGTTGTAAACGCTAAATCAGTTGTAGTTGCATCAGGTGGTTTTGGTGCTAATGCTGATATGTGTTATGAATTTGATAAGGAAATCGACGAACACGTCCTATCAACAAACTCACCAGGAGCTACAGGTGATGGTATCTTAATGGCAGAAAAACTTGGTGCAGACACAGTTGATATGGATAAGATCCAACTTTACCCAGTATGTGATGTTGAAACTGGTAAACTTCTATACTGTGGAGACACTAGACTTGTTGGTGGTGCCTTACTTGTAAACAAAGAAGGTAAGAGATTTGTTGAAGAACTAGGCACAAGAAGAGAAATCTCAATGGCAATCAAGGCTCAAACAGACTATGTAGGCTACGTACTTTGGGATGAAACATCAAACGAAAAAACAGGCACCATGAAATCAAACCCAGAAGAAGCAAAATCTCTATTTGAC
This genomic window from Anaerococcus murdochii contains:
- the yihA gene encoding ribosome biogenesis GTP-binding protein YihA/YsxC codes for the protein MKIKNIELEQVAGFKAQWPKDSLPEIAFVGRSNVGKSSFINSFSNRKAIARTSSKPGKTRTINFYRVNDNFRLVDLPGYGFAKVSKAEKAKWDKLINEYLHDRENLKEVFLIVDIRHEPTALDKQMYEWIIDSGYMGFVIATKFDKISKGQIQKHIKQIKKKLEIEDEGLIFAYSSETKHNKDVLEEQVEVIINA
- the lon gene encoding endopeptidase La, encoding MNEVYKISELNLPLIPLRGYWVMPTTMLNFDSSRSISKNAVENAKLNNEELFLVNQLDIFDDNPKADGLEEVGIVAEIKETFPLPNGDIRVFVQATGLGKLKKLHVAEGFLRCEIEKYEYIEENQEKTDVLEALRKLLVSDFRDYAMINDDIPDEIAYGMTELENYHRLVDLITYHLDLAPKEYYEILSTFDVKERMELVHRIINKEIELKNLGEEIERTVSENINQSQKEYYLREKMDVLKKELASTTGQADNEVDELRSKIKKIKFDKQARKSLEKDLDRLELIPEMSPDYGVISSYLDFVVGLPWNKKSKESLDIKRATEILDQDHYGLKDVKERILESIAVKIKNKSVKGSIICLVGPPGVGKTSIAKSVARALNREFVSMRLGGVTDESEIRGHRRTYVGAMAGRVIANINRISVKNPVFLLDEIDKLGSDFRGDPSSALLEVLDPEQNDKFIDRYLDIPFDLSDVFFLTTANDINAIPDALFDRLEVIELSGYTPSEKLNIAKQYLVKKQMENTGLKEEEFSISDKVIEKIIKSYTREAGVRELERLIDKICRRSVKEILEGKKTVRVTMQNYTRFLGREKFIDDHISKEEKIGVVNGLAWTSVGGTMLTVEANVMEGKGNVEFTGSLGDVMKESGQAALVYIRSNADKLGIKGKFYETKDIHVHVPEGATPKDGPSAGITMTTAIASALTGRKVKNNLAMTGEVTITGDVLAIGGLKEKALAAYAYGIKNVIIPKDNERDTEDIDKEIRDKINFIPVTNVSEVIERALI
- a CDS encoding sigma-70 family RNA polymerase sigma factor, whose amino-acid sequence is MNEKKIIKGIKNRDEKALRAFIDSYGPVMKASIYKVLTFNEEVRMEVLNDSVLAVWDNIDSFDPHRSSFKNWCAGIARYKAIDALRKEIRHKSVDFDEVSPFLEGDEEISIDESEQILKVLDEKDREIFRKLFIEGYSYDDLAKVYDISKAGLYNRVARGKKKIKEEIQNEKCL
- a CDS encoding flavocytochrome c, with the protein product MNKSKTLALLLSMTMLFSACGSAKTDNKAGDSKEAAVGETTGEGTAAGHNGDLKAVVTFDGDKIAKIDLTHEETEGLGDKAADKLVEEIVANNSVSVDTVTGATVTSTAVIEAVKAAIEASGRDVKNFETESEEKKGETVEKDTDVVVIGGGGAGFAAAVSAKEAGADVILVEKLASVGGNTLISGGEYAAPANYIQKEEGIEDSKELFAKDVEEAGGNPELIKVLADKATEDAYWLRDDIGVKWLDSLMFFGGHSVKRSLIPAAHTGNELIKNYLKKAEELGIEVLTETDVKEILSKDGKVCGIKAETKDGELVVNAKSVVVASGGFGANADMCYEFDKEIDEHVLSTNSPGATGDGILMAEKLGADTVDMDKIQLYPVCDVETGKLLYCGDTRLVGGALLVNKEGKRFVEELGTRREISMAIKAQTDYVGYVLWDETSNEKTGTMKSNPEEAKSLFDRGLMVKADTLEELADHFGIDKDALLETVKTFNENSAKNEDPEFNLRMLGWQVKDAPFYMMKAAPAVHHTMGGLKINTDAQVLNKDGEWIDGLYAAGEVTGGIHGSNRLGSVAMADITVFGRIAGENAAANAKK